One window from the genome of Corvus moneduloides isolate bCorMon1 chromosome 9, bCorMon1.pri, whole genome shotgun sequence encodes:
- the REG4 gene encoding regenerating islet-derived protein 4, with translation MAPPAPGCRLFPHPGVPHPARKHPPAVQTRAVCADEYQAIKGSSSPLPVTRDKLLFLTISGQQGARRMAAAARLALLLLGCVGLLHGVDGRYINYCPDGWSYYGLSCFKYFSEPRTWDEAERQCQDVKKGAHLAWVEDAYEGLILARAISYYQRAQPVWIGLQKSQESQAWQWTSGNNYSVATGMPGNGARGGRCAVLTHQSGFSTWSSADCSRKHHYVCKFYPFH, from the exons ATGGCACCGCCAGCCCCCGGCTGCAGGCTGTTCCCACATCCCGGCGTCCCGCATCCTGCTCGCAAACATCCCCCGGCAGTTCAAACAAGGGCGGTGT GTGCTGATGAGTACCAGGCTATAAagggcagctcctctcctctcccgGTGACCCGCGACAAGCTGCTATTCCTCACCATCTCCGGACAACAG GGAGCAAGGAGGATGGCGGCAGCGGCCAGACTcgccctcctgctgctgggctgcgTGGGGCTCCTGCACGGAGTCG ATGGCAGGTACATAAACTACTGCCCCGACGGCTGGTCCTACTACGGGCTAAGCTGCTTCAAGTACTTCTCTGAGCCCCGGACCTGGGACGAGGCTGAG AGGCAGTGCCAGGATGTCAAGAAAGGCGCCCACCTGGCCTGGGTGGAGGACGCCTACGAGGGACTCATCCTGGCGAGAGCCATCTCCTACTACCAGCGCGCGCAGCCCGTATGGATTGGACTCCAAAAGAGTCAAGAG agccaggcCTGGCAGTGGACAAGTGGGAATAACTACAGTGTCGCCACTGGGATGCCTGGGAACGGTGCCCGAGGGGGGAGATGCGCCGTGCTGACCCACCAGAGCG GCTTCTCTACGTGGTCCAGTGCCGACTGCTCCCGGAAGCATCACTACGTCTGCAAGTTCTACCCCTTTCACTGA